One window of the Chlamydiota bacterium genome contains the following:
- a CDS encoding glutamate-5-semialdehyde dehydrogenase gives MNIKNDIEEICRKAKEASRFLAQMPSQSKSACLMAMAKELEKSFDEIEEANSLDLEAGKKAGLSSALLDRLKLNLQRVKLMSEGLRQVAALNDPVGEIIEKWTRPNGIEIEKVRVPLGVIAIIYESRPNVTVDSAGLCFKSGNAVILRGGSEAIHTNIALSKILAKVLVAHHIPPEVIQLVETTDRNAILELLKMNGKIDLVIPRGGEGLIKTVAENTSIPVIKHYKGVCHVYVDASANWDMAEQIVLNAKVQRPGVCNAAETLLVHQDLKKNFLPRVIQSLQKKGVEIRACPQTQSVVKDLKEATQEDWSTEYLDLILSVKVVKDLNEAIFHINHYGSMHSDSIVTEDQKAAEKFLNEVDAACVYHNASTRFTDGFEFGFGAEIGISTEKIHARGPMGLRELTSYKYIVRGNGQIRS, from the coding sequence ATTTGTAGGAAGGCAAAAGAAGCTTCACGTTTTTTGGCTCAGATGCCAAGTCAAAGCAAGAGTGCTTGTTTGATGGCGATGGCAAAGGAGCTTGAAAAATCTTTTGATGAAATAGAAGAAGCGAATAGCCTCGATTTAGAAGCTGGGAAAAAAGCCGGGCTTTCATCTGCCCTTTTGGATCGTTTGAAGTTAAATCTTCAGAGGGTCAAATTAATGAGCGAGGGATTGAGGCAGGTTGCAGCACTCAATGATCCTGTGGGTGAAATCATTGAAAAATGGACTCGGCCGAATGGAATCGAGATTGAAAAAGTAAGGGTTCCTCTGGGAGTCATTGCCATTATTTATGAGTCGCGTCCCAATGTGACAGTCGATTCGGCAGGTCTTTGCTTTAAATCAGGGAATGCCGTTATTTTGCGGGGAGGATCAGAGGCGATTCATACCAATATTGCACTATCAAAAATTTTAGCCAAAGTTCTCGTAGCCCACCACATTCCTCCAGAGGTGATACAGCTTGTTGAGACAACGGACCGAAATGCTATTCTTGAGCTTTTGAAAATGAATGGAAAAATTGATTTAGTTATTCCCAGAGGGGGAGAAGGACTCATTAAGACAGTGGCTGAAAATACAAGCATTCCTGTGATTAAGCATTATAAAGGGGTTTGCCATGTTTATGTAGATGCTTCAGCGAATTGGGATATGGCCGAACAGATTGTGTTGAATGCAAAGGTTCAAAGGCCTGGGGTGTGCAATGCGGCGGAAACTTTACTGGTTCATCAAGATTTGAAGAAAAATTTTCTTCCTAGGGTGATTCAATCTTTACAGAAGAAAGGGGTTGAAATCAGAGCTTGTCCCCAAACTCAATCGGTGGTGAAAGATTTAAAAGAAGCGACCCAAGAGGACTGGTCCACCGAATATCTGGACTTGATTCTTTCCGTTAAAGTCGTTAAAGATTTGAATGAGGCCATTTTTCATATTAACCATTATGGCTCGATGCATTCGGATAGTATTGTGACTGAAGATCAGAAAGCGGCAGAAAAATTTTTGAATGAAGTGGATGCAGCCTGTGTTTATCACAATGCCTCCACTCGTTTTACTGATGGATTTGAGTTTGGTTTTGGAGCAGAGATTGGAATTAGTACAGAAAAGATTCATGCCCGGGGTCCGATGGGACTGAGGGAGTTAACAAGCTATAAATATATCGTCAGGGGAAATGGGCAAATAAGGAGTTAA